Proteins found in one Saccharomyces mikatae IFO 1815 strain IFO1815 genome assembly, chromosome: 5 genomic segment:
- the ARB1 gene encoding ATP-binding cassette family ATPase ARB1 (similar to Saccharomyces cerevisiae ARB1 (YER036C); ancestral locus Anc_3.534), with protein sequence MPPVSASKAKRDAKKAERDAKKAAAGKTIRKLGRKKEATVEESEVEAAAREIKMMKLQQDKDGLSDRVVTGVLSSLETSRDIKLSSVSLLFHGKVLIQDSGLELNYGRRYGLLGENGCGKSTFLKALATREYPIPEHIDIYLLDEPAEPSELSALDYVVTEAQNELKRIEDLVEKTILEDGPESELLEPLYERMDSLDPDTFESRAAIILIGLGFNKKTILKKTKDMSGGWKMRVALAKALFVKPTLLLLDDPTAHLDLEACVWLEEYLKRFDRTLVLVSHSQDFLNGVCTNMIDMRAQKLTAYGGNYDSYHKTRSELETNQMKQYSKQQEEIQHIKKFIASAGTYANLVKQAKSRQKILDKMEADGLVQPVVPDKVFSFRFPQVERLPPPVLAFDDISFHYESNPSENLYEHLNFGVDMDSRIALVGPNGVGKSTLLKIMTGELTPQSGRVSRHTHVKLGVYSQHSQDQLDLTKSALEFVRDKYSNISQDFQFWRGQLGRYGLTGEGQTVQMATLSEGQRSRVVFALLALEQPNVLLLDEPTNGLDIPTIDSLADAINEFNGGVVVVSHDFRLLDKIAQDIFVVEDKTATRWDGSILQYKNKLAKNVVL encoded by the coding sequence ATGCCACCAGTATCTGCATCAAAGGCTAAGAGAGATGCCAAGAAGGCTGAAAGAGACGCTAAGAAAGCTGCAGCCGGTAAAACCATTAGAAAACTGGGTAGAAAGAAGGAGGCTACTGTTGAAGAATCAGAGGTAGAGGCTGCCGCTAGGGAAATTAAGATGATGAAGCTACAGCAAGATAAAGATGGTCTTTCAGATCGTGTCGTCACCGGTGTTTTGAGTTCATTGGAGACTTCCCGTGATATCAAATTATCATCCGTTTCCTTACTATTCCATGGTAAAGTTTTGATTCAAGACTCTGGGTTAGAATTAAATTATGGACGTAGGTACGGTCTTCTGGGAGAAAATGGTTGTGGTAAGTCCACGTTTTTGAAAGCTCTTGCTACTAGAGAATATCCTATTCCTGAGCACATtgatatttatttattggACGAACCTGCAGAACCAAGTGAGTTATCGGCCTTGGATTATGTCGTCACTGAAGCTCAAAAcgaattgaaaagaatagagGACTTAGTCGAAAAGACCATTTTGGAGGATGGTCCTGAATCCGAGTTACTGGAACCCTTATATGAAAGAATGGATTCTTTGGATCCTGATACTTTTGAATCTAGAGCTGCTATCATTTTGATCGGTTTGGGtttcaacaagaaaaccattttgaagaaaactaaGGATATGTCTGGTGGATGGAAAATGCGTGTTGCCTTGGCAAAGGCTCTTTTCGTTAAGCCCACTCTGTTATTGTTGGATGACCCTACTGCACATCTGGATTTGGAAGCTTGTGTCTGGTTGGAAGAATACTTGAAGAGATTTGATAGAACCTTGGTTTTGGTGTCTCATTCTCAAGATTTCTTGAACGGTGTCTGTACCAACATGATTGACATGAGAGCTCAAAAATTAACCGCTTACGGTGGTAATTACGATTCCTATCACAAGACTAGATCAGAATTGGAGACCAATCAAATGAAACAATACAGTaaacaacaagaagaaattcaacatattaaaaaatttattgcATCTGCTGGTACTTATGCTAACCTGGTGAAACAAGCTAAATCTAGACAAAAAATTCTGGACAAGATGGAAGCAGACGGTTTAGTCCAACCTGTTGTTCCCGACAAGGTTTTCTCATTTAGATTCCCACAAGTTGAAAGATTGCCACCACCAGTTTTAGCATTCGATGATATCTCATTTCATTATGAGAGCAACCCATCTGAGAACTTGTACGAACATTTGAATTTCGGTGTTGATATGGATTCACGTATTGCCCTAGTCGGACCCAATGGTGTTGGTAAATCTACATTATTGAAGATCATGACTGGTGAACTGACTCCACAATCTGGTCGTGTTTCCAGACACACTCACGTCAAGTTAGGTGTCTATTCGCAACATTCTCAAGATCAACTGGACTTGACAAAATCTGCTTTAGAATTTGTTCGTGACAAGTACTCTAATATTTCACAAGATTTCCAATTCTGGAGAGGCCAACTAGGTCGTTATGGGCTAACCGGAGAAGGCCAAACTGTCCAAATGGCCACGTTATCGGAAGGTCAACGTTCTCGTGTTGTCTTTGCCCTGTTAGCTTTGGAACAACCAAACGTCCTATTATTGGATGAACCTACCAATGGTTTAGATATTCCAACCATTGACTCCTTGGCCGACGCCATTAATGAATTCAACGGTGGTGTCGTTGTCGTTTCGCATGATTTCAGATTATTAGACAAGATTGCCCAAGATATTTTCGTTGTGGAGGACAAGACCGCCACCAGATGGGACGGATCTATTTTGCAATATAAGAACAAATTGGCCAAGAACGTTGTTTTATAA
- the ZRG8 gene encoding Zrg8p (similar to Saccharomyces cerevisiae ZRG8 (YER033C); ancestral locus Anc_3.523), translating to MRSFIKAHKKSTSFDESPKRHSNFSTNTNNSSQRSSNDSLDFLPSTPSQMNYDNIPTTAKHSPGFESFHRLANKTSKLFKKTSNSNLNSHLTSNSTAGSNQATSNSFVLQNPPVKYAGSSASLRPPLLPTSSTPSLSHHDSSLETAVPKKTSPIKDINGATDSLPAIKGTITHSWGDSKVESHVIILNDPASPASNSSEATSSKQLKYPLIGNENQTLSTSSSNLEPAIRILNKNDSRQQENDDDIEGEFPKKEQHIYKALALAKNRNRQARIHSHDDIINLGKASQMDMNLLAAAFSGSSTTTTNNDQSSNEQVDEKILDIERVTTTSTLTSSETTPLLNKSPSFYSQAFSISPEVRHGDLSSPSSRMNKNEGQDEIFNKKKVRISLGRKDEKSTYSLHNNSDEYSLGENEAYKVGVSEEEDDDDDDDDDSNDNESEFSFEYAGINVRTSSVKYYSKPETVANVYIDDLYEDENFDDDMNYIEDDESNIEGNDMDHLSKDSVETPLKSNKVKKYHDLFNLTDDDDDDDDDDQGKHEGVKENYEDNYDDSCDDAVVGETVVDKEFSRNELIKKPIKRYDDLFDLSDEDEEGYASEPESHMFSDEACSIESGVALSGKPTPMIYSQSNKNIKMHDLKSKNNSMLRRKNSKNGSAHVSIVKASFVPTLIKPKVKSFSDIFDIDVSASDTENDAETKGSNSNCLVSNDLKKQTFLENSSYENNLETYPPNNAHLQLPQTPAKILITPSGSATSPRPSITTDNDDDDDDTSSILRTPFQLIDSSHSKQLLSESPQYPALLNSPPLPPPARSQSLKYHDLNCDLDSEVPRPMSNLFFIDEAEEDEYNQKNKMLDYDHYDIDEINGIPEDFNFSDSEKDDPNRGTLKSPLRRGSRNRDASPFSSVSSSFRSTHSFNGKLTINQGAKELAPMKNRIELTNKTVTFFNNNNWNAYDCNSLPRKSSSQMRETKYQIHSSNQNLEPSSAHSPRLQMTNGIDEKSNDNFIISPNLSKTITPTNSFNKPTAEFSNDYSLSPIQETPSSVQSSPRRA from the coding sequence ATGCGTTCCTTCATAAAAGCCCATAAGAAATCCACCTCATTTGATGAAAGTCCAAAGCGACATAGCAACTTCAGTAcaaatactaataataGTTCTCAAAGGTCAAGTAATGACTCCTTAGATTTTCTGCCATCTACTCCATCCCAAATGAACTATGATAACATTCCCACAACAGCGAAACACTCACCTGGATTTGAGTCATTCCATCGTTTGGCTAACAAGACTTCAAAGTTGTTTAAGAAGACTTCAAACTCGAACTTAAACTCCCACTTAACTTCAAATTCGACTGCGGGCTCGAATCAGGCTACTTCCAATTCGTTTGTTCTCCAGAATCCACCTGTAAAATATGCTGGCTCATCAGCATCACTACGACCACCGCTTTTGCCCACCTCTTCTACTCCTTCTTTATCGCATCATGACAGTTCCCTTGAAACTGCAGTGCCTAAAAAAACTTCTCCTATAAAAGACATTAATGGAGCCACGGACTCTCTGCCTGCTATCAAGGGCACAATTACTCATTCTTGGGGAGATTCCAAGGTTGAATCGCatgtaataatattaaacGATCCTGCTTCTCCAGCATCTAACTCTTCTGAAGCGACTTCTTCTAAGCAGCTTAAATATCCATTGATCGGAAATGAGAATCAAACATTGTCCacatcatcttctaaccTCGAACCTGCTATAAGGATACTAAATAAAAACGATAGTAgacaacaagaaaacgATGATGATATCGAGGGCGAGTTCCCAAAGAAGGAACAACATATCTACAAAGCATTAGCGCTTGctaaaaatagaaatagACAAGCAAGAATACATTCTCATGATGACATAATAAACCTGGGAAAGGCTTCTCAAATGGATATGAATTTACTAGCCGCTGCATTTTCCGGAAGTTCTACCACTACTACCAATAATGACCAATCTTCTAATGAACaagttgatgaaaaaatactgGATATCGAAAGAGTCACCACTACTTCTACTTTAACTTCTTCCGAAACCACACCACTACTGAACAAGTCTCCTAGTTTTTATAGCCAAGCGTTCTCCATCTCTCCCGAGGTACGACACGGTGATTTATCATCGCCATCTTCCAGAATGAACAAAAACGAAGGTCAAGACGAAATCtttaacaagaaaaaggttAGAATCAGTCTAGGTAGAAAAGATGAGAAAAGTACATATTCCCTTCATAACAATTCTGATGAGTATTCTCTTGGTGAAAATGAGGCCTACAAAGTTGGCGTTAGtgaagaggaagatgatgatgatgatgatgatgatgacagTAACGACAATGAATCagaattttcatttgaGTACGCAGGTATAAATGTAAGGACATCATCTGTCAAATATTATTCCAAGCCAGAAACAGTGGCAAATGTATATATAGACGATCTTTATGAAGATGAGAATTTTGATGACGATATGAATTACATAGAAGACGATGAGAGCAATATTGAGGGAAACGATATGGACCATTTATCGAAAGATTCTGTAGAAACACCTTTGAAAAGCAATAAAGTCAAGAAGTACCATGATCTTTTCAACTTAAccgatgatgatgatgatgatgatgatgatgatcaGGGAAAACATGAAGGCGTTAAAGAAAACTATGAGGATAATTATGATGATAGTTGTGATGATGCCGTTGTTGGTGAGACGgttgttgataaagaatTCTCAAGAAACGAATTGATCAAAAAGCCGATTAAGAGATATGACgatctttttgatttgtCAGATGAGGACGAGGAAGGGTATGCATCTGAACCAGAGTCACATATGTTTTCGGATGAAGCTTGCAGTATAGAGAGTGGAGTGGCACTGAGTGGAAAGCCAACACCGATGATCTATAGTCAATCCAACAAGAATATTAAAATGCATGATctgaaatcaaagaataattccatgctaagaaggaaaaattcGAAAAATGGGAGCGCACATGTTTCTATTGTGAAGGCTTCCTTTGTACCCACCCTTATAAAGCCTAAAGTAAAATCATTCTCAGATATATTCGATATTGATGTTAGTGCAAGTGATACCGAAAATGATGCCGAAACAAAAGGCAGTAATTCCAATTGCTTAGTATCTAATGATctgaaaaaacaaactttCTTGGAAAACTCTTCATATGAAAACAATTTAGAAACATACCCTCCTAATAACGCTCACTTGCAACTTCCTCAGACACCCGCCAAGATTTTGATAACTCCAAGTGGTTCTGCTACAAGCCCTCGACCTAGTATAACCACCGAtaatgatgacgatgatgatgacacTAGTAGTATACTAAGAACTCCATTTCAACTTATAGATTCATCCCATTCAAAACAGCTTCTTTCTGAAAGCCCACAGTATCCTGCTCTGCTGAACAGTCCACCACTCCCACCGCCTGCCAGGTCACAATCGCTAAAATATCATGACTTGAATTGTGATCTGGATTCAGAAGTCCCTAGACCAATGAGTAATCTCTTTTTCATCGATGAAGCTGAGGAAGATGAATATaatcagaaaaataaaatgttGGACTATGACCATtatgatattgatgaaattaatgGCATTCCAGAAGATTTCAATTTCTCGGATTCTGAGAAAGACGATCCTAATCGTGGTACATTGAAGTCGCCTTTACGGCGTGGTTCCAGAAACAGAGATGCGTCCCCGTTTTCAAGTGTGTCATCATCGTTTCGAAGTACGCACAGCTTTAATGGGAAATTAACGATCAACCAAGGTGCTAAGGAATTAGCaccaatgaaaaatagaatAGAACTTACGAACAAAACAGtcacttttttcaacaataataactgGAACGCATATGATTGCAACTCACTCCCTCGGAAATCTTCATCCCAAATGAGAGAAACCAAGTATCAAATACATAGTTCCAATCAAAACTTGGAACCTTCAAGTGCCCATTCACCACGGCTTCAAATGACAAATGGTatagatgaaaaaagtaatgACAACTTTATAATATCGccaaatttatcaaaaaccATCACACCAACTAATTCATTTAATAAACCAACAGCAGAGTTTTCGAATGATTACTCATTGAGCCCTATTCAGGAAACACCATCTTCTGTTCAGAGCTCCCCAAGAAGAGCGTAA
- the EDC2 gene encoding Edc2p (similar to Saccharomyces cerevisiae EDC2 (YER035W) and EDC1 (YGL222C); ancestral locus Anc_3.533): protein MISDTKHSSKAKIFTKKNLPPTMEYIRPSMPQISVPPAQNLPNGEKPNFGRSTKQRCEPRKGTSRTRRGDEGATMVTVNIDSFLCDKAPKKKSSKNKKKKSRHHQNTGASIDAKPHAVAHTVFAGASFTTDIPHEAALPKPSFV from the coding sequence ATGATTTCCGATACAAAACATTCTTCTAAGGCTAAGATCTtcacaaagaaaaatctacCCCCCACTATGGAGTACATACGTCCCAGCATGCCTCAGATATCAGTTCCACCGGCGCAAAATCTGCCCAACGGCGAGAAACCAAACTTCGGAAGGTCTACGAAGCAACGTTGTGAACCTAGGAAAGGCACTTCCAGGACAAGACGCGGAGATGAGGGAGCGACGATGGTCACCGTCAACATAGACTCCTTCCTTTGTGATAAGGCccctaaaaaaaaatcgagcaaaaacaagaagaaaaaatcaagacaCCACCAGAACACCGGGGCATCGATTGACGCAAAACCGCATGCAGTGGCCCATACAGTATTTGCTGGCGCTTCCTTCACAACAGATATCCCACATGAAGCAGCGTTACCTAAGCCTAGTTTTGTTTAG
- the PHM8 gene encoding bifunctional nucleotidase/lysophosphatidic acid phosphatase (similar to Saccharomyces cerevisiae PHM8 (YER037W) and SDT1 (YGL224C); ancestral locus Anc_3.536) — protein sequence MTFAKDYKEIYRNQIKKQIRLNQEHLQSLTHLGSQINFEVDPPKFPDEDPARKVFFFDIDNTLYRKSTKVQLLMQRSLSNFFKYELGFDSEEAERLIESYYEEYGLSVKGLIKNRQIDDILQYNTFIDDSLPLQDYLKPDWKLRELLIKLKKKKLGRFDKLWLFTNSYKNHAIRCVRILGIADLFDGITYCHYEKPIEEEFICKPDPKFFEMARLQSGLSSFSNAWFIDDNESNVESALGMGMGHVIHLIEDYQYDSENIITKDHRNRQQFSILKDILEIPLIMGDNAFHHSAIAIKEMEEIEEEGETVNWSKQQINVQSS from the coding sequence ATGACTTTCGCTAAAGATTACAAAGAAATCTATAGAaatcaaatcaaaaagCAGATAAGATTAAACCAGGAGCATCTGCAAAGTTTAACACACCTAGGCTCCCAAATCAACTTCGAGGTAGATCCTCCAAAATTTCCAGATGAAGATCCTGCTCGAAAAgtgttcttctttgatatcGACAACACCTTGTACAGAAAATCTACAAAAGTACAATTGCTCATGCAACGATCATTGTcgaatttcttcaaatacgAATTGGGTTTTGATAGTGAAGAGGCAGAGCGCTTGATTGAATCATATTATGAAGAATATGGATTGTCTGTGAAAGGTCTCATAAAGAATAGACAAATTGATGATATCTTACAATATAACACGTTCATTGATGATTCTTTACCTCTGCAAGACTATCTAAAACCTGATTGGAAATTAAGGGAGCTGTTgataaaattaaaaaagaaaaagcttgGCAGATTTGATAAACTATGGCTGTTTACAAACTCATACAAAAACCACGCAATTAGGTGTGTGAGAATATTAGGTATTGCCGATCTGTTTGACGGCATAACTTATTGCCATTACGAAAAACCCATTGAGGAAGAGTTCATTTGCAAACCTGATCCTAAATTTTTCGAGATGGCGAGGTTACAGAGCGGGTTATCGAGTTTCTCGAATGCTTGGTTCATCGACGACAACGAGAGTAACGTGGAGTCAGCCTTAGGTATGGGGATGGGTCATGTTATCCATTTAATAGAAGACTACCAGTATGACTCCGAGAATATTATCACTAAGGACCATAGAAATAGGCAGCAGTTTTCCATATTGAAAGATATCCTTGAGATCCCATTGATAATGGGCGATAATGCTTTCCATCATTCAGCTATTGCCATAAAGGAAATGGAAGAGATCGAAGAGGAAGGAGAAACAGTCAATTGGTCAAAACAACAGATCAACGTTCAATCGTCATAA
- the SMKI05G1120 gene encoding uncharacterized protein (similar to Saccharomyces cerevisiae YER034W; ancestral locus Anc_3.532): protein MDAFSLKKDNRKKFQDKQKLKRKHATPSDRKYRVLNRQKEEEKAAMEEKEQDQDQEHPDLKSNEDRYYEDPVFEDPLNSATSAEVNEVLKDVLRKRLQEDCNSPAASSTTNTDALKVKDLKHMGAAELNHWLGRQNAASITTAAVPEAVVVPSTVEGEQSHADENIGPCSADLPEELETDQDFLDGLL from the coding sequence aTGGATGCATTCAGCTTAAAGAAGGAcaatagaaaaaagttTCAGGACAAACAGAAactaaaaaggaaacatGCCACACCCAGTGATAGAAAGTACCGGGTATTGAACCGTCAAAAGGAGGAGGAGAAAGCCGCCATGGAGGAGAAAGAGCAAGACCAAGATCAGGAACATCCTGATCTGAAGTCAAACGAAGACAGGTACTATGAGGACCCGGTTTTCGAGGACCCACTCAACTCAGCGACCAGCGCGGAGGTAAACGAGGTACTAAAGGATGTACTCAGAAAGCGCCTCCAGGAGGACTGCAACAGTCCTGCGGCCAGTAGCACTACTAATACTGACGCTTTGAAAGTCAAGGACCTCAAGCATATGGGTGCCGCTGAACTCAATCATTGGCTTGGAAGACAGAACGCAGCTTCCATAACAACAGCGGCTGTACCGGAAGCAGTGGTCGTTCCGTCTACCGTAGAAGGTGAGCAAAGTCACGCCGATGAGAACATCGGTCCTTGTTCGGCCGATCTACCGGAAGAACTAGAAACAGACCAGGATTTTCTGGACGGGCTGCTCTAA
- the SMKI05G1170 gene encoding uncharacterized protein, producing the protein MNEQQRQCQYIGVIVFKVRHLNSLSHDQNKRRRRDTASIKRYPGFKSNVVDPRISSSRSPKDDTMVVTARWLAQVSTTDESTIMMNDDNSREVTFPPRNSTSP; encoded by the coding sequence ATGAACGAGCAGCAAAGGCAATGCCAATATATTGGTGTCATAGTCTTTAAAGTTCGTCACCTGAATTCTCTTTCGCATGATCAAAACAAACGACGCCGAAGAGATACAGCTAGTATCAAAAGGTACCCTGGATTCAAGTCGAACGTCGTTGATCCAAGAATTTCCTCGTCGAGGTCACCCAAAGATGATACCATGGTTGTAACGGCCCGCTGGTTGGCCCAGGTATCCACTACGGATGAAAGTACCATCATGATGAACGATGACAACTCTAGGGAGGTAACGTTTCCACCAAGAAATAGTACTTCACCATAA
- the KRE29 gene encoding Smc5-Smc6 complex subunit KRE29 (similar to Saccharomyces cerevisiae KRE29 (YER038C); ancestral locus Anc_3.537): MGSLDSSLNEELEIVPDSQISGFDSPLIPTGAGSSFRDDDDDDDEKVQPNFISDTENDTLESDEEFSSLEDSDLILPNVKVKSSDNFDPILKRKALNNNERETILKIPRKIIDYVPLKNFNLGDSFDSMITTRVTKLRDLEKEILDSPSGSTGIVTTSNTAAKSELQKSIKCGGIIPEKYLDVVTKETISDKYKDWYFISENCHFEELMDLEMKDMDYSFLFGSNTCKGNVPEFLRLKCPNITNLLVLFGVNEEKCFSLRINYEKKENAKHDNLCTIYPTDKMLKFLMYYYSADGDVREVFLKAFICLILDRNVFNAMGLDHNMCLKVLELFDHTEFINSYFEIVCKDDFFLHYRLLQIFPNIQTALLGRLFNKERCRISTIEQNIINEFNEMFDYKNYKNLLYFILMMYGSKHTPFGPKSQVTEYFKDCILDISNETTNDVEISILKGILNLFSKIR, encoded by the coding sequence ATGGGAAGCTTGGACTCATCCTTAAATGAAGAGTTAGAAATTGTCCCAGATTCACAAATTTCAGGGTTTGATTCTCCCTTGATACCGACGGGTGCAGGCAGTAGCTTCCgcgatgacgatgacgatgacgatgagAAGGTGCAACCCAACTTTATCAGCGATACTGAGAATGACACTCTTGAAAGTGACGAAGAGTTCTCGAGCCTAGAAGACAGTGATCTAATTCTCCCTAATGTCAAGGTAAAGTCTAGCGATAATTTCGACCCAATcttaaagagaaaagctttaaacaataatgaaagagaaacgattttgaagataCCTAGGAAAATAATCGATTATGTCccattgaagaatttcaatttaGGTGACAGTTTCGATAGTATGATTACTACCAGGGTGACAAAACTAAGAgatttagaaaaggaaatattgGACTCACCTAGCGGGAGCACAGGTATAGTGACCACCAGTAATACTGCGGCCAAGAGTGAGTTACAAAAAAGCATAAAGTGTGGCGGAATTATCCCTGAAAAATATTTAGATGTGGTCACCAAGGAAACTATATCCGATAAATACAAAGATTGGTATTTCATCTCTGAAAACTGTCATTTTGAGGAGTTGATGGACTTAGAAATGAAAGATATGGATTATTCATTCTTGTTCGGTAGTAATACATGCAAAGGGAACGTTCCTGAATTTCTTCGCTTGAAATGTCCCAATATCACAAACTTACTAGTCTTATTTGGTGTcaacgaagaaaaatgttTCTCACTAAGAATTAACTacgagaaaaaagaaaatgccaAACACGATAATTTATGCACAATTTATCCCACTGACAAAATGCTCAAGTTTTTAATGTACTACTACAGTGCTGATGGAGATGTTAGGGAGGTTTTTCTGAAAGCTTTCATCTGTTTAATTTTGGACAGAAATGTTTTTAACGCCATGGGATTGGACCACAATATGTGCCTTAAGGTTTTGGAACTATTTGATCATACAGAGTTCATAAACTCATATTTTGAGATTGTGTGCAAGgacgatttttttttacattaTAGACTACTACAAATCTTCCCCAATATACAAACCGCCTTACTTGGGAGACTCTTTAACAAAGAACGATGCCGAATTAGTACTATAGAGCAGAATATAATCAATGAATTTAATGAAATGTTTGACTATAAAAACTATAAGAATTTGCTgtatttcattttgatGATGTACGGTTCGAAACATACTCCTTTTGGACCCAAATCCCAAGTAACagaatatttcaaagactGCATATTGGATATCTCAAATGAAACAACAAATGACGTTGAAATTTCTATTTTGAAAGGTATATTAAACTTGTTTTCTAAAATCAGATGA